The Tripterygium wilfordii isolate XIE 37 chromosome 21, ASM1340144v1, whole genome shotgun sequence genome segment ATCCAAACACAATATCcgagaattttttattttgcgcACCAGGGGATTTCAAGTAGAACGCTTCAGTGCTCAACACTCCAGAGGATTCGAACTTATCGTCGCTAGAACGATACTTGTATTTGCACTCATTTGATTCCCCCTTCATCTTACTTTTTATAGCTTCGCACTTTTTTGAGCCATAACTAACTTGATGATAGGTATCTGAGTTTTTTGGATCATATAGTGATTGATGTTGATACTTGCACTTGGTACAAGGACCACATCGTACCCAAGTAAGGTCATCTGACATGCTTGGGTAACCAAGTAGCTGAATTGGCTCCCTTAATCCTGGACTACCTTCTACTTTTCGCCTacctatatatatgcttatgaaATAGTCACCGTCGATATTAGTTAAATCAGACGACCCGATAAACTTttcatccatatatatagatgaaCTGAGGTGATTGAGGGAACGGATAAAGGATTTCCTTGAGCGCTCTGACTCAGTCATGGATTGGTTATAAAATGGAGAGAATTTTGAATCACGATGAATAAGATCGAACCCGAAAGAAATTGTTTCTGCTTTAATTGGATGCAGAATCAATACattgaagaaaatgagaatggAGATGAAGATCAAGTGATGCATTGTTGAAGTAAATGAAAGGCAGGATGAGGAAAGAATGagttgttttgttgtttgtattataatttttgttctttatagAGGAAAGAAGTCgttatctccaacaatttcttaTACAAGAATACAACATACATGTAAAATATAGGAGTATATCTTTTCTTAAAAAACCATAGATtatcatttaaaattttttaactgAGAACGATACCATACAAACTTGTCttttaaatattcaatatgGACGGCCCCCACAAAAATACAggaatataattttattttattttttttgtttaggtaGGCTTGAGTTTTGTTGTCgggtatatattaattatttaagaTTTTTGCCAGTTCAGTTTTGTTGTTTCTCATACTACTAAAAAAGGATTGAAAGAATATACTTAGTAAATATGAGCATATAACTGTTGGGTGTTTGTGCACATTTAATGGTGACAAAAGTTGTACATTGAGTTATACACCTCAAGTTGGTGCTTATTATTCTTATGCAAATTAATTATTAgaattagaacaatttgagaaattaaataataatattgtctTTTTTAATAAGCAAATAAAATATGTTGAATTGATGAATTAATGAGTACAATAGACGGTTAGATGTCATAGCCCTACAAGAGAATAAATCTGTTGTCAACTTTATTTCCATCGAAAAATTTTGAAAGCAAGGAATGTAATTGCAATTTTGGGGGTGGGCCGATGAGCTCTAAAATGATTAGAATAATCGGCCGGCAAACCAGAGATGGACACCACGGCCTCGATCCCACCAACGCCGAAGGTTACTAGAGTAAAAAAACAGTAActccgttaaaaaaaaaaactcattttttTGGGGTCAAATTTCGAACAAATTTACTCTTTTGATATCATTTTGGTAAGAAACGTTTTACGGAGTctataataacaataaataaagtataaagatCATCTATTCTATAACAATtttgaattactcaaatctcttcaatgatgaattttctttttcacttttttgtttaatttcaaacagacTTAATCTTTTGACATCATTATTTTGATACGTATAGCAAGAAACTGTATTCATTGCTTGGGAAAACTTTCTTGGggcaagataaaaaaaaaagaagaagaagaaaactttcTTGGGGCTTGTTGAGTATTGGGCCGCGTTCCCTATTTTCTGGTCTACtgaatcttcttttctttttttgataaaactgATTGATTTTATTGCAAGGAGGAGACAAATGTGAGAATAGGAGATAGCCTGATTGATTAGATTGTCTGTCTTGCAGGAGAAAAAAATCACAAGTCAAAATTAAAGTCCCAAGCAGCTGAACCAACTAGCCCCGCACCCACAATAAATCAATGGAGAAGAGAGCAAGCATTTGAAATCataaaaatcttaaaaaaaaaaaaaaagacttaaaaGCCCACCCAATGAGAAAAGGAAACGAAATAAAAAAGCCCAGCCACTTACCTAAAACAGCCCAAGAACaatccaaaccaaaccaaaccaaaccaactgcactcaagaacaagaacaacccctCCCAAACCCAGGAACAAACCAAAGATTAATGGGCTGACTGGTCTATTAATTTATTGTGTGCACTGTATACCCGAAAGATTGGGGTCCGGGGGGAGCCGGTGCACGCTGAACAGGTTAATAACTTGTTCAGCGTTTTGCACCGTCAGATCTTGGTTCCAAGATCTGACGGTGGCTCCcctattttattttactttttttacgTTTAAATATCGAGGAGTACGGCTATCCATTTTGTTGACACTTTATGCAGCCACTATCCTTCCATaaattttcttaaggtaaaCTACTTGTTAGGTTCAATTGCATTATCCTTATACTTTAGCACCGATTATTGATCTTTTCGTTTCTtggaatttgtttgatttattgctATTTGCGTTGTTTGTACTGGTGTGGAGAATTTCATTACTTTAGTTCTTCCAGATCTGTTAATTTGATCATTTCTTTTGTGGAACTAATGAACTACTTCAGATTTTTTTATAAGCCTGTACTTGCGTGACTGAGAATAGTTTATTTTCAAGGCATTGATCATCTTTGCACATGCTGATTTGgaattggttttgttttatcTACTGTAGCAAATTTTGATGCATACAATTCATCTACAGTAGGCTCTCTTTGGTTTAtgggttgagagagagagaggaaggagaagagttggtattgaagaaagaaatagggGACCCATTGTTTACTCCTCCATatttaaaggtaaaaaaaaaataaaaataggggGGCCACCGTCAGATCTTGGAACCAAGATCTAACGGTGCAAAACACTGAACAGGTTATTAACCTGTTCAGTGTGCATCGCCCCCCCCGGGGATCCGAAAGATTGTAgctaaataaataacaatagtGTTAGGTAGCCCATATAGCGGTagcccaagtctcttaaacgaaattttaaaacgttttaactctcaaaatatgtgttaaattttttaaaaattacatattcagaatcagcgcataaaactctttctaacaagattcattgtcgatgagttttatagggtaaatcttaattccattatttttttcaatgaaatttcttaattccattgttttttttcaatgaaatttcaaaaacaaatgaatttagaactaaaaTAATAAGTTCTAAActatgctttaaaaaataatagaatctatattaaaacaataaattttggacaataaattttgagataaaagagtggaaataaaactattttgttgattaaatcaatggaataaaccggTTGGGCTCCCAAACaaatgggctacatgtcattttcgaataAATAATCCCGTGTTAAATTGATTTGCATTAGTATCAATACTTACGGCCTAAAGATTCTTATCTTTAGGCCGGAAACCACAATCACATAAGGACCAAACCTCCACTATCAGAAGGGTTTTTCTACATCAATGGAGGGAGACACccaaatatcaaagaaaaacagATATTATGATAGGGAGATATATGATCGATTTGAACCccactgacttgatcgtcggagcatCCTTGACTAGAATCTCTCCGGTCAAGAATTCTCTGACATCTCTCTTGAGTTTTGCAGGATTGATGGTGGCCCTCGATACAAATAATTGATTGTGGAAACAAGCCCCACTTTAAAATCTTGGAAGATTGAATCTTTGTTTGCTAAGCAAATTATAATTCAACTATCTTATCACAAACATTTTAGTTAGGAGATTCTTCTTGCGCAAAacacaatgaaaacaaaattgtaaAGGGCAAAGGAAAAATTCCataagaagaaaattaaaattggcATCTTAATGAACCAAATTATATTTCGTTGATCAAATGATTACATCACACGTACATGGGAAATACACAAAGAGTAGTAGTACCTCATATTATTCATGGTCAAGGATTCTCTAACATCTTTCTTAAGTTTTGTAAGATCGTTGGTGGCTCTGCAATACAAATGATTGACTGTGGAAATGAGCCCCCACAATTTGGCGCCCACCGTAAAACCCCAGCGACAATTACCTAAAAACAAAGCTCTTGACAACGAAAGTTTCCCGTGAAACCTCAATAAACAGCTCTCTGCCTAAACAAATCTTCCTATCGAATGCAAACACGATCTTTCCAACCTACGGTTGCAATCAATGTCCGGCTCATGCCAGAGATATAAAAGCTTCTAACTACCAACGGAAGAATGCGCGGTGCTGTGACCATCGTAATAATCAACAGCGCCTTTAAGGGGACTATAGACTATTATTATTATAGAGAGGTCAAGAAATGGTCACAGTGGAAACAAATTTTGCAAGGTTGAAGATTTGTTTGCTTTGCAATCCAGCTGTTAATTAGGATTCACCTTTGTCTTACTACAAAGATTTTAGTTAGGAGATTCTTCTTGCGGCAAACACAATCAAACCAAAATCTTAAAGGGCAATGGAGAAGTAGTTCAATAAGAAGAATATTAAACCAAAATATGTTTCATTGATCGATGATCAAATGATTACATCGCACACATACATGATGGAATTACACAAACAAAGAGCTAGGCATACATACTAGCTAGTGCTAGTAGCCTCATATATATTATTCTTATTGGATTCAACAACAGTCACAAGAGTGAATCAAACCTGAGCTGAGTCGATCTTATAATTTAAACCGAAAATTGGATGCAGTTAAGTGGAGCATAAGTGAGTACACGGTTTGATAGGTCAAATATCATCTGAACGTTTACTTGTGCCCTGTTCCCCAAAACATAAAACGCACCCTCTTTTGGGACTATTGTCAAGCATATGATTTTATCAAAAAACACAAGAAAGTGATGAGGATCCAAAGGAAAGATTGCTTTAGATCCAAAGGTTGCTTTGAAATGTAATTTAAGTTCGGGGACTCCGTGAGAAAATCTACTTTTGTGGAAGCAAGTGTTGTATTCCTGATGTTTGAATGGGGTTTCACCTCTAGCTGCTTTTGTTAACGTATCAAGGAGTTGTTCGTATATTTTCGGAGGGAACGTTGTTATCGCTGTCTGAATGTCGACTCTCATGGGTCGATGTATCTCTGTTCTCTTGCGATTAATGCTAATGGCTTCAAGAGTGACGTAGTAGAAGGGATAGGGATTATCGTAAGTAATTTTAGCTTTATATTCTAATTCTCTATTGTAGAGTATAATATCTGATCCGAATCTAATCTTACTAGCATGAGTTACTGACTGCTGTTCCAAGCAATAGGAGAATTTCCCACCGACTTTTCTTCCCAACTGATGAACCAGGGATAATTTCGACCCTTGACCGAGACCAACAACAGCTTGAATACCATCCTCCAGATCATCTTCATGTGAGTGATCGCATCCAAACACTATACCGGGAAATTTTTCATCTTTCTCAGGGGAATTCAAGTAGAATGCCTCAGTGCTCAACACTCCAGAGGATTCGAATTTATCGTCACTAGAACGATACTTGTATTTGCACACTTGTGATTCCCCTTCCTTCGTATGTTTCATAGCTTGGCACATTTCTGAGCCATAGGTAACTGGTTTATAGGTAGATGACTTTGTTGGATCATAAAGTGATTGATCTTGACTGCCACATCGTACCCAAGTAAAGTAATCTAACATGCTTGGGTAAGCAACTAGTTTAATTGGATTCCCTTCTACTTTACCTATATATGTGGTCATGAGATAGTCACCTCCCTGATCGGTTAAATCAGATGAGCCAATAAATTTTCCATCT includes the following:
- the LOC119987762 gene encoding probable aspartic protease At2g35615, producing the protein MHHLIFISILIFFNVLILHPIKAETISFGFDLIHRDSKFSPFYNQSMTESERSRKSFIRSLNHLSSSIYMDEKFIGSSDLTNIDGDYFISIYIGRRKVEGSPGLREPIQLLGYPSMSDDLTWVRCGPCTKCKYQHQSLYDPKNSDTYHQVSYGSKKCEAIKSKMKGESNECKYKYRSSDDKFESSGVLSTEAFYLKSPGAQNKKFSDIVFGCDHAHKGNFKDGVQAVVGLGRGSKLSLVSQLGKEIGEKFSYCLAMQSVSDLSKIRFGSDIKLYNRTKEFKAKITYDSLYPFYYLSLEAISVNIKGKKIKIQAEQQLMRVDIQTAITTFPPTIYNQLLNAFKEEAGNIKSFQHPEYGTCFHKSSFSGRIPELVFHFNARFGSNADLHLQHKQFLLDYEDMIFSLNKTQLSSGEALLIHSELL
- the LOC119987763 gene encoding probable aspartic protease At2g35615; the protein is MHHLIFISILIFFNALILHPIKAETNSFGFDLIHRDSKFSPFYNQSLTDSELSRKSFIRSLNRLNQFNSSMYIDGKFIGSSDLTDQGGDYLMTTYIGKVEGNPIKLVAYPSMLDYFTWVRCGSQDQSLYDPTKSSTYKPVTYGSEMCQAMKHTKEGESQVCKYKYRSSDDKFESSGVLSTEAFYLNSPEKDEKFPGIVFGCDHSHEDDLEDGIQAVVGLGQGSKLSLVHQLGRKVGGKFSYCLEQQSVTHASKIRFGSDIILYNRELEYKAKITYDNPYPFYYVTLEAISINRKRTEIHRPMRVDIQTAITTFPPKIYEQLLDTLTKAARGETPFKHQEYNTCFHKSRFSHGVPELKLHFKATFGSKAIFPLDPHHFLVFFDKIICLTIVPKEGAFYVLGNRAQVNVQMIFDLSNRVLTYAPLNCIQFSV